GTCTTGATTACCATCGATTAATGGAAACCATGATAGCCAATGAAGAAATATGATGATGATATAATGGGATTTGCCCGTTGCGTTCTGGATGAATCGGAAGCCAAAAGATTGTCTGATCGGGCCGCTCGCAATACCGAGGCCCTTAGGCGTGCTCCGGAAAAACACCGGGATACCGATTATCGACAGGCTTTTTCGATAGACGTTGATCGTATTTTACACGCCCACGCTTATGCACGTTATATTGACAAAACCCAGGTGTTTTCCTTGGTTCAAAATGATCATATTACGCACCGGGTGCTGCATGTCCAGTTGGTTTCTAAAATTGCACGCACCATCGGGCGATATTTAAGCTTAAACGAGGATTTAATTGAGGCGGTTGCCCTTGGGCATGACATCGGTCATGCACCTTTTGGCCACGATGGTGAACGTTACCTTTCCGATTTGTGTCAAAACTATGGAATCGGCACATTTCAACACAATGTGCAAAGTGTACAGTTTTTAGACAAGGTTGAACGCAAGGGCCTCGGCTGGAATCTATGCCTACAGACACTCGATGGCATTTTGTGTCACGATGGCGAGGTGCACAATCAAATGCTGCAACCCAAATCCGAAAAAGACTTTGACACGCTGGATCGTGAAATGGCGTGCAAAATAAAAGACCCCGCAACCGGTCTGGTTCCAATGACATATGAAGGATGTGTGGTTCGAATTGCTGACACCATTGCCTATATTGGCCGTGATATTGAAGATGCCATTCGGCTGGATCTAATTGATCGCTCTGATTTGCCGCGTACCAGTGTCGAATGCCTGGGCAACACCAATGGCACGATTGTTTTTAACCTGGTGACCGATATCATCCAAACCAGCTTCCAAAAAGATGTTGTGGCCTTTAGTTCAGATGTATCGCAGGCATTACAGCGCTTGAAAAATTTCAATCTGGAGCGCATCTATCTTAATCCCAAAATAAAGGCGCATTCCGAAAAGCTCAAGAAACTCTTTGGTTTCCTTTTTGAGAAATATCTGTCCGATCTCAAACACAAAGACATGGCATCTGTTATTTTTCGGCAATTCCTCAATGGCATGTCAGAGGCGTACACAGAAACCCACAGCAGCGCAGAAATTGTGCGCGATTTTATCGCCGGTATGACAGATGCGTATTTCCTAAACCAGTGCCCGATTGACATGCGCCCATCCATCCAGCACATGTAAATTTTAGAAAAAGCGCTTGAGTTTCAAACCCAAAACCCGTAAATTAGATATAAATATAATTGCTCGATATAACAAACAAATTGAGGTTTGTATCATGAAAACCATGTGGGCTCCCTGGCGGATCGAGTATATTTTAGGTGACAAAGAAAAACAGTGTATCTTCTGTGCCGCATTGGCGGATCAGGATGAATTGACACTTTATAAAGGCCAGGTGACCATGGTGACGATGAATAAATTCCCGTACATAAACGGACACCTTCTGGTTGCACCCGTGAGGCATGTTGCCAGCCTCGATCAGCTCGCTAAGTCAGAAATGGGCGATTTGCTGGCAACCGTTGAACAATCGGTTGCGATCTTGAAAACCAGCATGCAACCCGATGGGTTCAATGTCGGCCTTAACCTGGGCAAAGTGGCCGGGGCCGGGGTCGAGGAACATCTGCATTTTCACATCGTGCCGCGCTGGTTTGGAGACACCAATGCCTTAACAGTATTTGGTGAAGTGCGGGTAATTCCAGAGCACATTAAAGCCACTTTTAAAAACTTAAAGCCACACTTTGATAAATTAAGTATAAGCAATAAAAAATAATATATTTATAAATTTATATTATTTGGAATAAAAGCCCACGACTTGCACTTGAGTCAAAAGTTTGTCATAGTCCCCACTTTGGTGCAATACTGGCCATAAAAATAAAAGCGAACAAGCTGTGCCGTTTTGATGGACTGATGAGCCCACCCAAATTAACCCCCATGCTAAAGCAATACCTCTCGATAAAAGAGGCGTATCCAGATACGATCCTTTTTTATCGCATGGGTGATTTTTACGAGATGTTTTTTGAGGATGCCCAGGTGGCTTCACGCGTACTGGATATCACACTGACCTCCAGAAATAAAAAAGATGAATCTCCGGTGCCCATGTGTGGTGTGCCCCACCGAGCAGTTTCCGGCTATATCGCCCGAATGATCGACCACGGGTACAAAGTGGCTGTTTGTGATCAGATTGAAGATCCCGCCAGCGCCAAAGGGCTGGTTAAGCGGGATGTTGTGCGCGTCATTACACCAGGAATGATTATCGATGACGCCTTTTTGGACAAACGTTCACATAATTTTGTTATGGCACTGTCACGTCATGGCGGAAATTTCGGGTTGTCCTACTTGGATATCTCCACCGGTCTTTTCCGTCTGGTGGAGTCTGATGATCAAGCGGCCATTGTGGATGAATCGTTGCGATTATCCGCTCGTGAAATTTTACTGGCCGAATCGGTCAAAAACGACCCCTATATGGCCACCGTTCGGACTGCTCAAATGGACCGTGCGCTGACCTATCTGGAGGATCGGGCATTTGACACCAAACGATGCTACAACCGACTCACCGAACAGTTTAAAACGATTTCGTTAGAGGGTTTCGGATGTGAAGGAATGTCTGCCGGGATACAGGCTGCCGGCGCGCTTGTTTTCTATGTCCGCGAGACCCAGAAACAAACAATTGAGCATCTGACCCATCTGGAAACTTACTCTCTGGGCCATTATTTGCTGGTGGATGACGCCAGTTGCCGCAATCTGGAACTTGAAAAGAACCTGCATACCAATAAGCGACGCGGCACATTAATGGGGGTTATTGACCATACGCGATCAGCCATGGGCGCGCGTTTGCTAAAAACATGGCTGCGATATCCGCTCATTGACATCAACGACATCCGGGCCCGACACCAAGCGGTTGCTGAAGCAAAAGAAAATATCCACAGCCGTCAGAGCCTGCGTGATCTGTTAAAATCAGTGTTTGATATCGAACGGGTTAGTACCAAAATCGTTATGGGGCACGCCAATGCCCGGGATTTAATTGCGCTTAAACGATCACTGATGACCCTGCCGCACATTCACACCCTAGTGTCAAAGCTGGCATCGGCCCTTTTCAGCTGGGACGATAATCTCAACCCCTTATATCAATTGTCAGATTTAATCGAAAAGGCGATCCGGGAGGATGCGCCGCCGACCACCAGCGAAGGCGGTATGATCAAAGCGGGCTATGATGATGCTCTGGATGAACTTGTTAAAATCAGTCAGGATGGAAAAGGCTGGCTGGCCAATCTGGAAATCCAGGAACGCAAAGCGACCGGGATCACTGCCTTAAAGGTACGGTATAACAAGGTTTTCGGTTACTATATCGAAGTGCCCAAAAGTCGCTCCTCTGAAGTGCCGGCCAACTATGTGCGCAAGCAAACCCTGGTCAATGCCGAGCGCTATATCACTGACGAGTTGAAAACCTTTGAAACAAAGGTTATAAATGCAGAAGATCAGCGCGCCGCCCTTGAGCTTGAGATTTTCAATCAAATCAGACAGGAAGTGGTTCAGCAGTATAAACATCTTGAAAGCGCGGCTCAATTTTTGGCGCGCTTGGATTGCTTGCTAAATCTGGCTGAGGTTGCCGATCAAAATGATTATTGTCAACCAGAAATGACCCTTGATGGTCTAATCGATATCGAGGACGGGCGGCATCCGGTGATTGAAAAAATGATCACCGCCGAACGGTTTGTACCCAATACGGTTTCGCTGGACAATGAAACCAACCAGATCCTGCTGATCACAGGGCCCAATATGGCTGGAAAATCAACAGTGCTGAGACAGGTGGCCCTGTTGGTCATTATGGCCCAAATGGGATCGTTTATTCCGGCCCGCAAGGCGACGATCGGTGTCGTTGATCGGATTTTCACAAGAGTCGGCGCGTTGGACAATCTGTCCCACGGACAGAGCACCTTTATGGTTGAGATGCAGGAAACAGCCAACATTCTCAACAATGCCGGTGAGCGCAGTTTGATTATAATGGATGAAATCGGCCGTGGAACCAGCACCTATGATGGGCTCAGTATTGCCTGGGCTGTTGTCGAGTATCTACACGATTTGCATAAGACCGGCGTGAAAACCCTGTTTGCGACCCACTATCATGAATTAACGGAGCTGGCCCAGCAAAAACCGCGGGTTAAAAACTATAACATCGCAGTGAAGGAATGGAACGACGAAATTATCTTCTTGCGAAAATTGGTAGAAGGCGCCACCAATCGCAGCTATGGTATTCAGGTGGCCCGTTTGGCTGGTATACCGGAAAAGGTCATCAACCGATCCAAAAAAATTCTATACCGCATCGAGAACCAGGAACAGGAAATGGCCGACTCCTTTTCTGATCTAAAAGAACCCTCGCAAGGTTCGGTACAGATGGACTTGTTTCACCATAAAAAAAATTGGTTTGTGGATAAGCTGGCCAAGGTGGATATTGGCAAAATGACACCGCTGGAGGCACTCAACTACCTCAACGAGCTCCAGCAAAAAGCCAAAGATGTTGCGGAATAGAACCAGTGAACAAATCGTGTATGGATCGCGCCTAAATCGAAAGTGCACCATGTTTCTGACTTGATGGAATGATGCAATGCTGCTGAATGCACACCGAAAATCCGATCTGCTTACTGCAAAATGTGGCACACGCTTTATTGCTCTGTGGTTTCTGGCTGCTGTGGTGCTTTATTCCGGTATTTCGTTGGCGGCCCCGCGCGACGTGTATTATGAAGCCGAAACTTGCTACCGCAGTTTGCGTCAGGATCCTAAAAAAATAAAATACCGCCACAACTGGATGCGGTGCATTAAAAAATTTCAATCAGTCTATAAACAGGATCCTGACGGGCCATGGGCAGCAGCCGGTCTTTACATGTCGGCCAAGCTGTATCAGGGTCTGGCCAAATATTCAGGGCAAGCATCAGATTTGACTGAAGCCCGGGACCTTTTTGAAAGAGTGGTCCAGCGCTATCCAAAAAGCCGTTACCGGCAAAAAGCCAGCTTTGAGCTGCGCCAGATGGGCAAACCCGTCGTTGCGAAAAAAGCGCCAGCACCCCAAAAAGCGACAACAGTAAAAAAGACAACGCCAAAAGATACCTATATCAGCGCCGAGGCTTGCTACCGTAACCTGCGAAAAAGCAATCAGAAAATGAAATACCGCAGCAACTGGCAGCGCTGCATCGATCAATTCCAGTCCGTTTTCAATCAGGATCCGCAAGGTCCCTGGGCAGCAGCCGGCCTTTTTATGGTGGCGACCCTTCATCAGCGGCTATATTCCTATTCAAAATCTTCAAATGACCTTGCGACCGCATCCGATACATACCATCAGATTATCTCGCAATTTCCTGAAAGCCGCTATAAAGCCAAAGCCCGTGCTGAAATCAAGAAAATGCCGTACGTTGCAAAAAAGTCGCCAAGAGGCCCATCAGATCCCATTGGGGAAAAAATCAAGACCAGTGAGGCGCGCAAGACAGCTCCCCCGGCTGAGCGCAAGCCTGCAGTCCGGGCTGCGCCCGGCGGAATGGTGACAGTCACCAACCTGCGTCACTGGTCAAATCCCAACTATACCCGGGTTGTGGTTGATGTTGATAGAGAAACCACTTATTACCACCATTTGCTTAAGAAAGATCCTTCCATCAACAAGCCCCAGCGTCTTTATGTTGATTTAAGCAACAGCCGACTGAGCAAAGATATCCGCAAAAGCATTCGGATTCATGACAATTTGCTGAGTGATGCGCGTGCTGGTCAGTATTCAAAAGACTCTGTCAGGGTAGTGGTTGATATTAAATCTTTTGAAACCTATAAGATTTTTTCACTCAAAGACCCGTTTCGCATCGTCATTGACGTGTGGGGCTCCAAAACCGCCAAAAAATCACCCAAAACCGGCCTGGCGCCCACTGTTAAAAAGGGCGGCAAAATCCCACCCGGCTCGCTGGCTAAACAACTGGCGCTGGGAGTTCAACGCGTCGTCATTGATCCGGGGCATGGCGGCAAAGATTACGGCGCACCCGGTTACCTTAGAGGCGTTCACGAAAAAAACGTGGTCCTGCAGATTTCCAAACGACTGGCAAAAAAGATCAAAACAGAACTGGGTTTGGAAGTCATTCTCACCCGTAATTCTGATCGTTTTTTAACCTTGGAGGAACGCACGGCATTTGCCAATACCAGAAATGCCGATCTGTTTATATCAATTCATACCAATGCATCGCGAGACCGCAGAGCTTACGGTCTTGAAACCTACTTTTTGAACCTGGCCACGGATGAAGAGGCCATTCGGGTGGCCGCCATGGAAAACGCCACATCCACAAAGAATATTAGCGATCTGCAAAAGATACTATTTGATCTGATGCAAAACGCGAAAATTAACGAATCCAGCCGTCTGGCTTCATTTGTGCAAACTTCCATGGTTGGACATCTGCGTAACAAGCGCTACACGCGTGTAAAAAGCAAAGGTGTCAAACAGGCACCTTTTTATGTCCTTTTAGGTGCGCAGATGCCGTCTATTCTAGTTGAAACGGCTTTTATCAGCAACCCTCGCGAATGCAAACGTCTGGTCAATCCCAAATACCAAGACCGCATCGCAGAAGGTATCGTTAAAGGAATTCGAAACTATATCAAAGCCACCAGCCCGACTGCATTTCAAAAACAATCTCACCAGATCCAACCCCGGGGATAGCCTTCAATGACGGACAAACCATCCGATATGGCTCCGCCTTTTAATCCTTATCTGGCCCTGATCGTGGGCACTTTGGCTGTGTCTACCGGCGCCATTTTCGCGCGCCTGGCAGATGCGCCCGCGCTGGTCATCGCTGCCTACCGTGTGGGTCTGGCAACGCTTATCCTAACGCCCATTACCTGGTGGAAAGCCCGTGAGGAAATTAAAAGTCTATCAAAACAGGATCTAAAACTGGCAGTCATCTCCGGTTTTTTTCTGGCCCTTCATTTTGCAACCTGGATATCCTCGCTGGATTACACATCGGTGGCCAACAGCGTCGTGCTGGTCAATACCAACCCGCTCTGGGTTGGCCTGTTAACGCCTCTTATTGCCAAAGAACGGGTTCAACGGGCGGCAGTGTACAGCATTTGCATCAGTGTGATCGGCGGCGCCATCATTGGTTACGGTGATTTTGCCACTGGCGGAAAAGCGCTATTGGGCGACGGACTTGCGCTGGCCGGCAGTATCTGTGCTGCCATTTATTTACTTTTAGGCCGCAGTTTGCGGCGTAAGCTGTCTTTGTTGGCTTATATCTTCATTTGTTATGGCAGTGCAGCAGTTATTCTGTGGGCTATCGTGCTGGTTTTAAGAATGCCGATAACCGGCTTTAGTCACGGTACAGTAGCTGCTTTTTTGGGCATGGCGCTCATTGCCCAAATTATGGGGCACAGCACCTATAATTGGGCTTTGAGGTGGCTCAGTGCCGGCCTCATCGCCGTCAGCCTGCTGGGCGAGCCCATCGGCAGCACGATTATGGCTTATTTTCTTTTTGACGAAGGCCTGACGGTTTATAAAGTGGTCGGTGGTGTTATCATTCTATCAGCCATTTATATAGCAGCCTCCAGCGAAAGCCGCAGCAACCAAAAATAAATCCTTTCGATTTAAAATTTGACAAAGTTTGTTTAGTACTTTATCTGAGACTTACTTATATTAATGCAAGGGAAGGAGATATCTTATGGCATACGAAAATATCATCTATCAGGTTGACGAAGGGATTGCGACCATTACCTTTAATCGACCTAAAGCCCTCAATGCTTTGAATGCCGCCCTTTTGGAAGAATTATCACAGGCCCTGGACGTCATTGAGACTGATGAAACGATTCGGGTTTTGATCCTTACCGGTGCTGGTGACAAAGCGTTTGTGGCCGGGGCCGATATTTCCGAACTGGCTACTTATAATTCATTGACAGCCAAGCTTTTTGCTCAAAACGGGCATGCCATTTTCGCCAGACTGCAGGCGTTGCCAATCGCTGTGATCGCAGCTGTCAATGGGTTTGCCTTGGGTGGCGGCACAGAAATCGCGATTGCCTGTGATTTTATTTATGCCTCGGAAAACGCTAAATTCGGTCAACCGGAAATCAATTTAGGGCTAATTCCGGGGTTTGGCGGCACGCAGCGTCTGCCGCGTTTAATTGGCGCCAATCGGGCCAAAGAGTTGGTCTTCACCGGTAAAATGATCTCTGCGGCCGAAGCCGAAAAAATCGGGTTGGCCAATAAAGTGGTTCCTGCAGATCAATTGATGGCTGAAGTCATGCAAACCGCCAGGGAGATTGCCGCCAAAGGAAAAGTCTCTCTAAGGGCTGCAAAACAGGCCATTAACCACGGTTTAAATACGGATTTGGCCACCGGCATTCACATTGAGGTCGAGGGCTTTGGCATGTGTTATGGCAGCGCCGACGCCAAAGAGGGCACAGCCGCATTTCTTGAAAAGCGCAAAGCAGATTTCAAAGGCAGTTTGAAGGATTAAGCAAACCCGGCTGCTGGCAGTCGCCAGTGACCAGAAGATTTGCTCATGGAAAATAAACAAAAATCCACATTTCAATTGATCTGGGGTCTTTTGCTGCTGATGGCCGGTATCGGAGTTTTCTTTCGGATTCCCCAGATTATGCCGGAAATAAAGAAGATTGAGCACTTTGGCCCCTATATGGTCTTTATCTATTTTTGTTTTTATTTAGTTGGTATTCTGCTGGTGGTCGGCGGCGGGAAAAAAGTATTTAATTATCTAAAAACAACAAAAGCAGAAAGCACTGGAGAAAATACAGAATAAGTGCTTTTGACATGCGATTTAAGGGGTTTTAGATTTACTTCGAAACTTTTCAAGTTGTTTTCTGTAGTAAGACCGATTTCCTTTCGCCAGCTTTAACGCCTGTTCACCGGCTTCAATGGCTTCAGCGTGCAATCCATTGACAAAATAGCTTTCCGCCAAAGTGTCATACACATGGGATGATGGGTTGAGCCCAATCGCCATTTTGGCCAGCAGCAAAGATCTTTCAGGATCGCGAAGCGATATATCTTCGCAGGTCGCATAAAACCACGCCAGGTTGTTGAGCACATGCGCATCATCTGATCGCAGCGCAAGGGATTTCTCGTAAGCTTCTTTTACACCCTGGTAATCTTCACGCTCGTAGTGCAGATCTCCCATGAGCCGGTACAAATTTGGATTATCCGGTGACTTTTGCAATTCTCTGACAATCACTTTTTCCAACACATTTTGATTCATCTTGCTGCCGATAACCCCCATATTGAGTTGATATCCCACAAGACCAATCAGCAATATGGCGACAAGGTAAACACCTATACTCTTTTTCACCTTCTGATCGTGGCGTCGAATCCAGCGTCTGTCGAATTCGCATTTTTGTAAATACTGGATACGTTGCCGAATAGAGAAATGGTGCCAGTTGGGTCGGTCGGCAGATTGCCCGCTGGTGGTCACAATTTTTTCAAGTGTAGAGATGAGCGGTTTTGCTGAATCAAAAAGAGAATATACATACGTATCTGCCTGGCGTTCGAAATTGCGCATATAGAATCCGAAAATGAAGCGAAAATAAACCAAAAAAACAACGATAATCACAAGGCTGAAAAGGGCTGAGAAGATGGTGGTCTGGTCAAAACCGGTTTTATTAATCAACCAGTAAACGGGCTCAGCATAAACCATACCAAAAAGAATGATATCAAAGGTCACGTAAGACAAAAGCATATAGCCGACAAAAAACATCAGGTAAAACATGAGGTGTTTTCTTTTAACATGTCCGATTTCATGAGCGATGACAGCGTCAATTTCTTCGGGTTCGAGTAGTCGCAGCAGGGAAGGGGTAACCAGGATGTAGCGAAACTTTTTGATTAAACCCATTACGCCGGCTGTAATCATTTTACCGCCGAATATTGGCCAGTATAGAATGTCAGCATAGGCAATGCCTGCTTTACGACATAGGCGTTCAATGCGCTGGCGATGCTCGCCGCTTTCGAGCGGTTTGCATCGCCAAAATTTTTGGATCATTGCCGGGCCGACCACCGCCACTGCAACTAGAAAAAGAAGAAAGTAAATGATCTCACCTTCGGTAGTCTCAAGAAAATGAGCCGGCCATTCAAAAGGCAGGGCCTTAATCAAGTCAGCGAAGCCGGAAAGAATCAGCCAGGGCAGCAATACCGGTATGGAAAAGGTAATATTGGAAAGAACATATGATTTTTGGGAGATGTCGCTGCGGTAAAGCTTTTTGTAAGGTCCATAGGCGCAAGTCCAAACGAGCGCGAGATAAAACACAAAAAGACCCAGAAACAGCAACGCTTCAAGGGTTGGAATGGTTGAAAATATGGGGATGTCGATGAAAAAAGATGGCAGACTGAGGCCGTAAATATCAACAGCGAAAATCAGAACCGCCATGATGGACTGCCGCATTAAAGTAGAATGAAATTGCGCGTCCAGCGCAGCAAAATCGTTACTCGTAATTCGCTTTTCGAGTCTGCGAAACAAAAATGTGGTGAAATAAAAGAATAGGACAATAAAACCAATGAAAAGCGTGACGGTTTCAAGGCCGCTAAAGTTGGTCTCTTCTGACGGTTGATAGGTCAGATAAATCAGCAGGACAACGATGAAGTATAGAAAATTTCCAAACATATATTTTCAGAATTGCTCAATTCGTTCGATTGGTTTTGTATGTTTAATTGGTTGGATTCGTCATTAAACATATGACTCAATTCAAGCAATCAAACCAATAAGACGAAACAGACTTTGAAACTACTCTGAAACTTTAATTTCGCATTCCGCAAGTTTATATTATAATCTTGACTGGTATAGAATGGCGTCTTTTAATTTATTAGTTGTTAAAGTCTGTATAAAGGTAAAAAACAATTTTTAAAATGAGAGATTTTTTCGTTGAGCAAGGCCGCACAAGGGTTTTTGCCTGAGGCGTACTTTGAGTACGTCGAAGGCAGAAACCCGCGGAGTACGCAGCTCAGCGGAAAAAGATCCATTTTTATTCTCTGTAATACCGTTCTTTTTCACTATATATACACCCACAGTACTGCTGGCGGTAAAGCCCCATTTCCTTGGAACAGTCAATGCCTTCTTTCCAGCCGGCGCGAAAGTCCTGATAAAGAAAGGGCACCCCCACCGATTTGCCGATGGATTCGCCCATCGACCGAATCAAGTCGTGCTGCTGCTTTTTGCTGTATAGCAATGTGGATGAGTAATAATCAAATTTCCCGCGCTTGGCGACCAGGGCGGTTGAGCGCAGGCGGTCATGATAGCAATACTGACAGCGCTCGGACTCCCGAAAAGCGACATTTTGAATAAACCCTTCCAGATCGTACCCTTCCTGATAAATGACTTTCACATCCATCTGTTCGGCGAAGACTTCCAGGGCCTCCTGACGCTTCTGGCATTCGGTATAAGGGTGGATATTATGGCGGTAAAAAAAACCCATCACCGCCAGGCCCTCTTTCCGCATTGTTTTAACAGGGTATACAGCGCAATTTGCGCAGCAGATATGCAACAAAACTTTCATTGTCTTTCTCCAAAGATGGCCGTGCCGATTCGCACCAGTGTCGCGCCTTCTTGGATGGCTACTTCAAAATCACCTGTCATCCCCATGGACAGCTCTTCCATGGACACATTCGAGATGCAGTGATCTTGGATGTCATCGCGCAGTCGGCGCAAGGCGGCAAAAAATGGCTGGACTTTTTCCGGCTGGTAAAAGTAGGGCGGCATGGTCATCAGCCCCCTGATGGACAGGTTTTTTAATTCGCTGACCGCTGTGATCAAATGAGCTGTCTCTTCTGTTGCAATTCCGGATTTTGTATCTTCTCCGCTGATATTGACCTGAATCAGGATCGGTTGAATTTTATCCACTTTAGCGGCCTGCTTGTCGAGTTCACGAGCCAGTTTAAGCGAATCCACCGAATGAATCAGATCAAAAAGCCGCACCGCATATTTGGCCTTGTTGGATTGCAAATGACCGATAAAATGCCATGAAACAGGGTATTGAACCAGGGCCTGAAATTTATCGCGCGCTTCTTGGACATAGTTTTCGCCCAAAATAGTGACGCCGGCCTCCAGCGCCTCTCGAACCCTGTCAGGCGCAATGGTTTTGCTGACCGCAACCAGTTGCACGGACCCCGCATCCCGTCCACAGCCCTCCGCCGCTCGTTGGATACGCTCTATTATTTGATCCAGTCTCTCTTTCATTTTAGATTCTAAACATAAGCATGAAGGTTAAAAATCTAAAGCAATCACACCTTCTTCAATCAGAAAGCTCATGACCTCGCAAACAGGCAGTCCAACCACATTGGTATAGGATCCATTGATACTTTTTACCAGAACAGACCCAATGCCCTGGATTCCATAGCCACCGGCTTTGTCAAACGGTTCACCGGTTTGAATATACCATTCGATTTCCGCATCGCAGATAATTTTAAAGCGCACGTCCGTTTTGACGACATCCGTAAAAAGCCGTCCGGTGCTTTTGCAACAAATACAATATCCAGTATAAACTTGATGGGTTTTGCCGCTCAGGCGTCTGAGCATATCTCTGGCAGCTTCTTTAGAATCCGGTTTGCCCAGAATCTGCTGCTCGGTGCACACAATGGTGTCGGCCCCGATGATCCAGCTATCCGGGTGTTTTTCAGATATATCGGTTGCTTTGGATTCAGCCAGTGTTCTGACAAAATCATCCGGATCAGATATTGTCACCCGTTGCTCGTCGACGTCACTGGGGATGACAGAAAAAGTAAGCCCCGCCTGTGCTAATAGATCTCGTCGCCGCGGAGAATTGGAAGCAAGAATTAGCTTGTTATGTTGTACCGCTTTATGCATCCCAGATGATTAACAAATCCATTGATTTTTGACAAGCTGTTGCCCGTCATCCCTTTATTAAAATTTTGAAACGCTCAGCCATGGTACAATTGCTGAGCGCTTGTCGAGGTCGAAGATCCGCCTCTGGAGGATTGCCGCCCTGTTGGGGCGAAGCTGAAAGCGAAGCCCAAAGCTACACTGCAGATGTCGTTCCGCCTTGTTGGGGCGTAGCTGAAAGCGAAGACCAATATAGTTTTCTATGCGGAATGGCATTTGACACTGCAGATGCGCTAGTCCGCCATACAGGTGGAGGATAAAGATCGATAAGCCCACAGGGTTTCAAATTTTAAATATAAGAAAGATCGTATTCCTTTATATAATGTCATCTTTTAAAATTTGAAACGTTCAACCAAGAAACCTGGGTTGAACGCTTGTTTAGGTTGCCGCATATACAAGGAAAATGTTGTTTGGCTATAGTTGACTATGCCAAACGGCATT
This genomic stretch from Desulfobacterales bacterium harbors:
- a CDS encoding N-acetylmuramoyl-L-alanine amidase; the encoded protein is MLLNAHRKSDLLTAKCGTRFIALWFLAAVVLYSGISLAAPRDVYYEAETCYRSLRQDPKKIKYRHNWMRCIKKFQSVYKQDPDGPWAAAGLYMSAKLYQGLAKYSGQASDLTEARDLFERVVQRYPKSRYRQKASFELRQMGKPVVAKKAPAPQKATTVKKTTPKDTYISAEACYRNLRKSNQKMKYRSNWQRCIDQFQSVFNQDPQGPWAAAGLFMVATLHQRLYSYSKSSNDLATASDTYHQIISQFPESRYKAKARAEIKKMPYVAKKSPRGPSDPIGEKIKTSEARKTAPPAERKPAVRAAPGGMVTVTNLRHWSNPNYTRVVVDVDRETTYYHHLLKKDPSINKPQRLYVDLSNSRLSKDIRKSIRIHDNLLSDARAGQYSKDSVRVVVDIKSFETYKIFSLKDPFRIVIDVWGSKTAKKSPKTGLAPTVKKGGKIPPGSLAKQLALGVQRVVIDPGHGGKDYGAPGYLRGVHEKNVVLQISKRLAKKIKTELGLEVILTRNSDRFLTLEERTAFANTRNADLFISIHTNASRDRRAYGLETYFLNLATDEEAIRVAAMENATSTKNISDLQKILFDLMQNAKINESSRLASFVQTSMVGHLRNKRYTRVKSKGVKQAPFYVLLGAQMPSILVETAFISNPRECKRLVNPKYQDRIAEGIVKGIRNYIKATSPTAFQKQSHQIQPRG
- the mutS gene encoding DNA mismatch repair protein MutS, with the translated sequence MSPPKLTPMLKQYLSIKEAYPDTILFYRMGDFYEMFFEDAQVASRVLDITLTSRNKKDESPVPMCGVPHRAVSGYIARMIDHGYKVAVCDQIEDPASAKGLVKRDVVRVITPGMIIDDAFLDKRSHNFVMALSRHGGNFGLSYLDISTGLFRLVESDDQAAIVDESLRLSAREILLAESVKNDPYMATVRTAQMDRALTYLEDRAFDTKRCYNRLTEQFKTISLEGFGCEGMSAGIQAAGALVFYVRETQKQTIEHLTHLETYSLGHYLLVDDASCRNLELEKNLHTNKRRGTLMGVIDHTRSAMGARLLKTWLRYPLIDINDIRARHQAVAEAKENIHSRQSLRDLLKSVFDIERVSTKIVMGHANARDLIALKRSLMTLPHIHTLVSKLASALFSWDDNLNPLYQLSDLIEKAIREDAPPTTSEGGMIKAGYDDALDELVKISQDGKGWLANLEIQERKATGITALKVRYNKVFGYYIEVPKSRSSEVPANYVRKQTLVNAERYITDELKTFETKVINAEDQRAALELEIFNQIRQEVVQQYKHLESAAQFLARLDCLLNLAEVADQNDYCQPEMTLDGLIDIEDGRHPVIEKMITAERFVPNTVSLDNETNQILLITGPNMAGKSTVLRQVALLVIMAQMGSFIPARKATIGVVDRIFTRVGALDNLSHGQSTFMVEMQETANILNNAGERSLIIMDEIGRGTSTYDGLSIAWAVVEYLHDLHKTGVKTLFATHYHELTELAQQKPRVKNYNIAVKEWNDEIIFLRKLVEGATNRSYGIQVARLAGIPEKVINRSKKILYRIENQEQEMADSFSDLKEPSQGSVQMDLFHHKKNWFVDKLAKVDIGKMTPLEALNYLNELQQKAKDVAE
- a CDS encoding HIT domain-containing protein, coding for MKTMWAPWRIEYILGDKEKQCIFCAALADQDELTLYKGQVTMVTMNKFPYINGHLLVAPVRHVASLDQLAKSEMGDLLATVEQSVAILKTSMQPDGFNVGLNLGKVAGAGVEEHLHFHIVPRWFGDTNALTVFGEVRVIPEHIKATFKNLKPHFDKLSISNKK
- a CDS encoding DMT family transporter; translated protein: MTDKPSDMAPPFNPYLALIVGTLAVSTGAIFARLADAPALVIAAYRVGLATLILTPITWWKAREEIKSLSKQDLKLAVISGFFLALHFATWISSLDYTSVANSVVLVNTNPLWVGLLTPLIAKERVQRAAVYSICISVIGGAIIGYGDFATGGKALLGDGLALAGSICAAIYLLLGRSLRRKLSLLAYIFICYGSAAVILWAIVLVLRMPITGFSHGTVAAFLGMALIAQIMGHSTYNWALRWLSAGLIAVSLLGEPIGSTIMAYFLFDEGLTVYKVVGGVIILSAIYIAASSESRSNQK
- a CDS encoding HD domain-containing protein, producing MKKYDDDIMGFARCVLDESEAKRLSDRAARNTEALRRAPEKHRDTDYRQAFSIDVDRILHAHAYARYIDKTQVFSLVQNDHITHRVLHVQLVSKIARTIGRYLSLNEDLIEAVALGHDIGHAPFGHDGERYLSDLCQNYGIGTFQHNVQSVQFLDKVERKGLGWNLCLQTLDGILCHDGEVHNQMLQPKSEKDFDTLDREMACKIKDPATGLVPMTYEGCVVRIADTIAYIGRDIEDAIRLDLIDRSDLPRTSVECLGNTNGTIVFNLVTDIIQTSFQKDVVAFSSDVSQALQRLKNFNLERIYLNPKIKAHSEKLKKLFGFLFEKYLSDLKHKDMASVIFRQFLNGMSEAYTETHSSAEIVRDFIAGMTDAYFLNQCPIDMRPSIQHM